From the genome of Polyangiaceae bacterium, one region includes:
- the lexA gene encoding transcriptional repressor LexA, whose product MQGLTERQQQVLHYIRQSINDRGYPPTLREIGAHMGIRSTNGVNDHLRALERKGYLTREDMKSRALRPKDMADGVQEDATIVQLPSPPPEDDMVDVPIVGRIAAGLPILADEQIIDTVRVDRTLVRGGREIFGLKVTGDSMIEAGILNGDYIFVKRQPTAHRGEIVVALIGDEATVKYFYPEKDYVRFQPANSKMAPILVRASDFKPTMLLGTVVGVFRRI is encoded by the coding sequence ATGCAGGGCCTTACCGAGCGGCAACAACAAGTTCTCCACTACATTCGCCAATCCATCAACGACCGGGGCTATCCGCCCACGTTGCGCGAGATTGGTGCCCACATGGGGATTCGCTCAACCAACGGGGTGAACGACCATCTCCGAGCCCTCGAGCGCAAGGGGTACTTGACGCGCGAGGACATGAAAAGCCGTGCGCTTCGGCCGAAAGACATGGCCGATGGCGTGCAAGAAGACGCAACCATTGTTCAGCTACCGTCGCCTCCACCCGAGGACGACATGGTCGACGTGCCGATCGTTGGCCGGATCGCTGCCGGGTTGCCGATTTTGGCGGACGAACAGATCATCGACACCGTTCGCGTCGATCGGACGCTCGTGCGTGGAGGCCGTGAAATTTTCGGCCTCAAGGTGACGGGCGATTCGATGATCGAAGCTGGGATTTTGAACGGCGACTACATCTTCGTGAAGCGTCAGCCGACGGCCCATCGCGGAGAAATCGTCGTGGCGCTCATCGGCGACGAAGCGACGGTCAAGTACTTCTATCCGGAGAAGGACTACGTTCGTTTCCAGCCTGCGAACTCGAAGATGGCCCCCATCCTCGTGCGCGCATCCGACTTCAAGCCGACGATGCTTCTCGGCACGGTGGTCGGCGTCTTCCGCCGCATTTGA
- a CDS encoding DUF4398 and OmpA-like domain-containing protein: protein MKRTPTNDNAVATPARITRTLGLPALVVIAVTQASCSQVSVMRGDITGLTKVAAQAERNGAIRCAPRELATAKSHLTFAETELDQGFVFKAKAHLDIARANAHAAYDLSPPQKCAERGFDDDAPPPPPPPPPPPPPPPPPGDCDGDGLLDPFDQKCPCDAETYNGYQDDDGCPDDPDLDGDGIPDSKDTCVLVPEDKDGYLDDDGCPELDNDLDGILDDADKDTSTGKSCANDPEDPDGYEDADGCPEPDNDKDTVPDIEDQCPNEPGVAGGDKPGCPKKPSLVVVTEKEIKIMQQIHFEFDKDKIKPESFPILDAVVQVLQDNPKIKIEIQGHTDNKGRPDYNKKLSDRRALSVLKYLVSHGIDANRLTSRGYGMEVPLVPNTTDQNRALNRRVQFVRMEAKP from the coding sequence ATGAAACGCACGCCGACGAACGACAATGCCGTAGCGACTCCTGCTCGAATCACGCGCACGCTTGGTCTTCCTGCGCTCGTCGTCATTGCCGTCACGCAAGCGTCCTGTTCGCAGGTTTCGGTCATGCGTGGCGACATCACGGGCCTCACGAAAGTCGCGGCGCAAGCCGAACGCAACGGTGCCATTCGATGCGCACCACGCGAGCTCGCGACGGCAAAGAGTCACCTCACGTTCGCTGAAACCGAGCTCGATCAAGGGTTCGTATTCAAGGCGAAGGCGCACCTCGACATTGCTCGCGCCAACGCGCATGCGGCGTATGATTTGTCTCCGCCGCAGAAGTGCGCCGAGCGTGGCTTCGATGATGATGCGCCGCCTCCGCCGCCTCCGCCCCCGCCGCCTCCCCCGCCGCCTCCGCCTCCAGGCGATTGCGATGGCGATGGTCTGCTCGATCCGTTCGATCAGAAGTGCCCGTGCGATGCCGAAACGTACAACGGGTACCAGGATGACGATGGTTGTCCGGACGATCCGGATCTCGATGGTGACGGCATACCCGACTCGAAGGACACGTGTGTCCTCGTGCCCGAAGACAAGGACGGCTACCTCGACGACGACGGTTGTCCCGAGCTCGACAACGATCTCGACGGCATCCTCGACGATGCCGACAAGGACACGTCGACGGGCAAGAGCTGCGCGAATGATCCTGAAGATCCGGATGGGTACGAGGATGCGGACGGCTGCCCCGAGCCCGACAACGACAAGGACACTGTGCCGGACATCGAAGATCAGTGTCCGAACGAGCCTGGGGTGGCTGGTGGGGACAAACCCGGTTGTCCGAAGAAACCTTCTCTCGTCGTCGTGACGGAGAAGGAAATCAAGATCATGCAGCAGATCCACTTCGAGTTCGACAAGGACAAGATCAAGCCGGAGAGCTTCCCGATCCTCGATGCGGTCGTCCAAGTTTTGCAGGACAACCCGAAGATCAAGATCGAGATCCAGGGTCACACCGACAACAAGGGTCGACCGGACTACAACAAGAAACTCTCGGATCGTCGCGCCTTGTCTGTCTTGAAGTACCTCGTCTCGCACGGGATCGACGCGAATCGCCTCACGTCGCGCGGGTACGGTATGGAAGTGCCGCTCGTGCCAAACACCACCGATCAAAATCGCGCGCTGAATCGACGCGTGCAATTTGTCCGGATGGAAGCAAAGCCCTAA
- a CDS encoding pyridoxal phosphate-dependent aminotransferase: MPRNFADRLSAVAPSATLAMAAQAARLRAQGHKVFPFSVGEPDFETPRHIREAAAVAIAAGASHYTAVSGTPALKQAICAATQRDRGYSITPDQIVVSCGAKHALFNLALALYGPGDEVIIPAPYWVSYPEQVRIVGANPVIVETREQDGFRMDAASLERAITDRTKAIIICTPSNPTGSAYAREHLEVLLDVVRRHDLWLVVDEIYAELVYDGFEHVSVPVIAPDLRDRTIVINGVSKTYAMTGWRIGWSITPPEVAKMLDMVQSQSTTNATAAAQAAAVAALVGPQDEVRMMREAFERRRNLMVEGLRSIPGVTCRMPEGAFYAFADVRGLYGLPYKGAKTQNDIDVAMWLLEEAHVASVAGTPFGAPGYVRFSYACSEQDIEAGIEAIRRARAAGA, translated from the coding sequence ATGCCTCGAAATTTCGCTGATCGTCTTTCCGCGGTGGCTCCGAGTGCGACGCTCGCGATGGCGGCTCAGGCCGCTCGTTTGCGCGCCCAGGGGCACAAGGTTTTTCCGTTCAGTGTGGGCGAGCCCGACTTCGAGACGCCCCGCCACATACGTGAAGCAGCAGCGGTTGCCATTGCCGCCGGCGCTTCGCACTACACCGCGGTTTCCGGCACGCCTGCACTGAAACAAGCCATTTGTGCAGCAACGCAGCGCGACCGTGGGTACAGCATCACGCCTGATCAAATCGTCGTTTCGTGCGGGGCGAAGCACGCGCTTTTCAATTTGGCGCTCGCGCTCTACGGCCCTGGCGACGAAGTCATCATTCCAGCTCCGTACTGGGTGAGTTACCCCGAACAAGTGCGGATCGTCGGGGCAAACCCCGTCATCGTCGAAACGCGCGAGCAAGACGGTTTCCGCATGGACGCCGCGAGCCTCGAACGAGCGATCACCGATCGCACCAAAGCGATCATCATCTGCACACCGTCGAATCCGACCGGCTCGGCCTACGCCAGGGAGCACCTCGAAGTGCTCCTCGACGTCGTACGTCGTCACGACTTGTGGCTCGTCGTCGACGAGATCTATGCGGAGCTCGTGTACGACGGTTTCGAGCACGTCTCGGTGCCCGTGATCGCGCCAGACTTACGAGATCGTACGATTGTGATCAACGGCGTGAGCAAGACGTACGCGATGACTGGATGGCGCATCGGGTGGAGCATCACGCCGCCCGAAGTCGCGAAGATGCTGGACATGGTTCAGAGCCAAAGCACGACGAACGCGACGGCGGCAGCGCAAGCGGCGGCAGTAGCGGCGCTCGTGGGTCCACAAGACGAAGTGCGCATGATGCGTGAAGCATTCGAGCGACGTAGAAACTTGATGGTCGAGGGGCTGCGCAGCATTCCGGGCGTTACGTGTCGCATGCCCGAGGGTGCGTTTTATGCCTTTGCAGATGTCCGTGGTCTCTACGGACTGCCGTACAAGGGCGCCAAAACGCAAAACGACATCGATGTGGCCATGTGGTTGCTCGAAGAAGCGCATGTCGCGTCCGTCGCGGGAACGCCGTTTGGAGCGCCTGGATACGTGCGCTTTTCGTACGCGTGTTCGGAGCAGGACATCGAAGCGGGGATCGAAGCAATTCGGCGTGCTCGAGCGGCGGGGGCCTGA
- a CDS encoding PLP-dependent aminotransferase family protein yields the protein MRTFPVEIALDPSSETPLFLRIARAVMDDIRRGRLKPGAPLPSSRALAESLGVHRNTVLAAYRELGAEGWIETSPAQGTFVSTAIPDMATQRSSSKAQAGIAARLGFDMSSASTAAPVHAHKRGTIVLSAGTPDVRLLPTEIIARAYRRAARSSDKRLFDYGDPRGDERLRVALAAMFGSVRGIVASPEEVLVTRGSQMALDLTARALLSRGDVVAVEALGYRPAWEALGQTGARLVPLAVDEEGLSVDALEALADRENVRTVYLTPHHQYPSTVVLSPPRRLRLLELARTRRIAIIEDDYDHEFHYDGRPVLPLASADRAGVVVYIGTLSKILAPGLRIGFVAAPAPLIDRLAAIRYFVDRQGDLAIERAAAELLEDGEVQRHARRMRRIYQDRRDALASALHKHLAGYLDFTVPSGGMALWLRVAADIDVDAWAERAAEHALVVHAGKRYAFDGRSRPFFRTGFAALNEREIREAVARLAASRPRSAKARM from the coding sequence ATGCGCACATTTCCCGTCGAGATCGCGCTGGATCCTTCATCGGAAACGCCGCTCTTTCTGCGCATCGCGCGCGCCGTGATGGACGACATTCGTCGCGGCAGATTGAAGCCCGGTGCGCCCCTGCCAAGCAGCCGCGCGCTTGCCGAATCGCTCGGCGTGCATCGCAACACGGTGCTCGCGGCCTACCGAGAGCTCGGCGCCGAAGGCTGGATCGAAACCTCGCCAGCACAGGGCACGTTCGTCTCGACCGCCATACCGGACATGGCAACGCAACGCTCGTCGTCGAAGGCGCAGGCTGGCATCGCAGCGCGGCTCGGCTTCGACATGTCGTCCGCATCGACGGCTGCACCCGTGCACGCGCACAAACGCGGAACGATCGTTCTTTCCGCAGGAACACCCGACGTGCGTCTCTTGCCAACGGAAATCATCGCACGCGCGTACCGGCGTGCAGCGCGAAGCTCCGACAAACGCCTCTTCGACTACGGCGATCCGCGCGGTGATGAACGACTCCGCGTGGCACTTGCGGCAATGTTCGGATCGGTGCGGGGCATCGTCGCGTCGCCCGAAGAAGTGCTCGTCACGCGCGGAAGCCAAATGGCGCTGGACCTGACGGCACGCGCGCTGCTCTCTCGAGGTGACGTCGTTGCTGTCGAAGCACTTGGATACCGACCAGCGTGGGAAGCGCTAGGACAAACTGGCGCGCGTCTGGTGCCGCTTGCCGTCGACGAAGAAGGGCTCTCCGTCGATGCGCTGGAAGCCCTCGCCGATCGCGAAAACGTGCGTACCGTGTACCTGACGCCTCACCACCAGTACCCATCGACGGTGGTGCTTTCTCCACCGCGACGACTGCGCTTGCTCGAGCTCGCGCGCACGCGACGAATCGCCATCATCGAAGACGACTACGATCACGAGTTTCATTACGACGGACGTCCCGTCCTGCCGCTCGCGAGCGCCGATCGCGCAGGTGTCGTCGTCTACATCGGTACGTTGTCGAAGATTCTTGCTCCGGGGTTGCGCATTGGGTTTGTCGCGGCCCCAGCACCGCTCATCGACAGGCTCGCTGCAATCCGCTACTTCGTCGATCGGCAAGGAGATCTCGCCATCGAGCGTGCGGCGGCCGAGTTGCTCGAAGATGGCGAAGTGCAAAGGCACGCGCGACGTATGCGCCGCATCTACCAAGATCGTCGCGACGCGCTCGCCAGCGCGCTCCACAAGCATCTCGCGGGATACCTCGACTTCACGGTGCCTTCGGGAGGCATGGCTCTGTGGCTCCGCGTCGCAGCGGACATCGACGTGGATGCATGGGCCGAACGCGCTGCAGAGCACGCGCTCGTGGTTCACGCAGGAAAACGTTACGCGTTCGATGGACGATCGCGACCGTTCTTCCGTACGGGTTTTGCCGCCCTGAACGAGCGCGAGATACGGGAAGCCGTCGCGAGACTGGCAGCGTCACGTCCTCGAAGCGCCAAGGCGCGAATGTAA
- a CDS encoding DUF4398 domain-containing protein: MLVCSSVGTGCGGSIYAITSSGAASKIEAAEALGAERHAPYEFWYAKEHLQKAMEEAATADYGDAIKFASIAEEKAERAIMLSKQAHEGSGR, translated from the coding sequence ATGCTCGTGTGCTCGTCGGTCGGCACCGGCTGCGGTGGCTCGATCTACGCCATCACTTCGAGCGGCGCGGCATCGAAGATCGAAGCCGCCGAAGCGCTCGGTGCAGAGCGACATGCTCCGTACGAGTTCTGGTACGCCAAGGAGCACCTTCAAAAGGCGATGGAAGAAGCCGCTACTGCGGACTACGGCGATGCGATCAAGTTCGCGAGCATCGCTGAAGAAAAAGCAGAGCGCGCGATCATGCTGTCGAAACAGGCGCACGAAGGATCGGGCCGATGA
- the pilB gene encoding type IV-A pilus assembly ATPase PilB, protein MSTTSSASTAAQGRLGELLVREKLISLQQLRQAQEEQRKTGTQLNQVLTKLGYLSDDDIANFLATQYGIAVVDLTATEFDAEVLKLVPRDVCEKQKIIPVGKSGSSLVVAMADPTNLHAIDDIKFLTGMNIEPRVASENAIMQAIEAAYVATTNYDEMLAEFGEEKVEISIEAEDINVMELEKQAEGAPVVRLVNAILLNSIKKGASDIHIEPYEKKLRVRYRIDGVLLEEMQPPLKLKNAIASRIKIMSSLDIAERRLPQDGRIKLKMGKGKEMDFRVSVCPTIWGEKIVMRLLDKGNLQLDMTKLGFDKRPLEDFQWAINQPWGMTLVTGPTGSGKTTTLYSALSELNTSDTNISTAEDPVEYNLHGINQVQMLDSIGLNFAAALRSFLRQDPDIIMVGEIRDFETAEIAVKAALTGHMVLSTLHTNDAPSTISRMLNMGIEPFLITASVNLVLAQRLARKICGDCKVPHTQDPKQLKDFGFTDDQIAKAKLMKGSGCKTCNGSGYKGRVALYEVMRFHEPLKDLVLQGASTAELKVAAIKSGMNTLRMAGIEKICQGMTTTEEVGRCTMGD, encoded by the coding sequence ATGTCCACCACCTCTTCTGCATCCACTGCCGCCCAAGGCCGTCTCGGCGAACTGCTCGTTCGCGAAAAGCTCATCAGCTTGCAACAACTTCGTCAGGCGCAAGAGGAACAGCGCAAGACGGGGACGCAGCTCAATCAAGTTCTGACCAAGCTCGGCTACCTATCCGACGACGACATCGCGAACTTTCTCGCTACGCAATACGGCATCGCCGTCGTCGATCTGACGGCGACCGAGTTCGATGCCGAAGTCCTGAAGCTCGTACCGCGCGACGTTTGCGAGAAGCAGAAGATCATTCCTGTGGGCAAGAGTGGCTCGTCGCTCGTCGTGGCGATGGCCGATCCGACGAACCTGCACGCGATCGACGACATCAAGTTCCTCACGGGCATGAACATCGAGCCGCGTGTTGCGAGCGAGAACGCGATCATGCAGGCGATCGAGGCCGCATACGTCGCAACGACCAACTACGACGAGATGCTCGCCGAGTTCGGCGAAGAAAAGGTCGAGATTTCGATCGAGGCCGAAGACATCAACGTCATGGAGCTGGAGAAGCAGGCCGAAGGCGCGCCTGTCGTGCGTCTCGTCAACGCCATCCTGCTCAACTCGATCAAGAAGGGCGCGAGCGACATCCACATCGAGCCGTACGAGAAGAAGCTCCGCGTGCGTTATCGCATCGACGGTGTGCTCCTCGAAGAGATGCAGCCTCCGCTCAAGCTCAAGAACGCGATTGCGAGCCGCATCAAAATCATGAGCTCGCTCGACATCGCCGAACGCCGCTTGCCACAGGACGGGCGCATCAAGCTCAAGATGGGCAAGGGCAAGGAGATGGACTTCCGCGTCTCCGTTTGTCCGACGATTTGGGGTGAAAAGATCGTCATGCGGCTCCTCGACAAGGGGAACCTGCAGCTCGACATGACGAAGCTCGGCTTCGACAAGAGACCGCTCGAAGACTTCCAATGGGCGATCAATCAGCCCTGGGGCATGACACTCGTCACGGGCCCGACGGGTTCGGGAAAAACGACGACGCTCTACTCGGCGCTGTCGGAGCTCAACACTTCGGACACGAACATCAGCACCGCGGAAGACCCGGTCGAGTACAACCTGCACGGCATCAATCAAGTGCAGATGCTCGACTCGATTGGCTTGAACTTCGCCGCCGCACTCCGCTCGTTTCTTCGCCAGGATCCGGACATCATCATGGTCGGCGAGATTCGCGACTTCGAGACGGCTGAGATCGCAGTCAAAGCGGCGCTCACGGGGCACATGGTGCTCTCGACGCTGCACACGAACGACGCACCTTCGACGATCTCGCGCATGCTCAACATGGGCATCGAGCCGTTCCTCATCACGGCCAGCGTGAACCTCGTGCTCGCGCAACGTTTGGCCCGCAAGATTTGTGGGGATTGCAAAGTTCCCCATACGCAGGATCCGAAGCAGCTCAAGGACTTTGGCTTCACCGACGACCAGATCGCAAAGGCCAAGCTCATGAAGGGTTCCGGCTGCAAGACGTGCAACGGATCGGGCTACAAGGGTCGCGTCGCACTTTATGAAGTCATGCGTTTCCACGAACCGCTCAAGGACTTGGTCCTTCAGGGCGCATCCACCGCCGAGCTCAAGGTCGCGGCGATCAAGAGCGGCATGAACACCCTGCGCATGGCAGGCATCGAGAAGATTTGTCAGGGCATGACGACGACCGAGGAAGTCGGTCGCTGCACGATGGGAGACTGA
- a CDS encoding MCE family protein, protein MGAQMNRSRDIKVGLFVLAGLLFSALVIFLIGDERRFFNSSIRINTTFTDVQGLKPGAPVRMGGIDVGTVKKVGYKKGSIDTTIYVELDIVKDEAARIRKDSVARVAAKGLLGDKMIEITKGESPEVVPAGGDIRGEEPTDLMGTAMGMTAKANDALGNISKVSESLADERLHQDIRGSAASMNKLLSDVANGEGYPRKFLTDKDEAERISRTLQNLDRASSELALTLGELRGVIARVKSGPGFAHDMIYGEGPKKEIAQFGAAAGEVATTLKGIRESDSFVHDALYGGKGNGTEALANVTAMTGDLRAIVADMRRGKGTVGALLVDPSIYEDVKTMVGNVSRNDILRALVRYSIRQDEKKPTVEVTPPKDSTPPK, encoded by the coding sequence ATGGGGGCGCAGATGAACAGGTCCCGTGACATCAAGGTTGGTCTCTTCGTACTCGCTGGGCTGCTTTTCTCTGCGCTCGTCATCTTCCTCATCGGCGACGAGCGCCGGTTCTTCAACTCGTCGATCCGCATCAACACCACGTTCACGGATGTGCAGGGTCTAAAGCCCGGCGCGCCTGTTCGCATGGGTGGTATCGACGTCGGAACCGTCAAAAAGGTCGGTTACAAGAAGGGGTCGATCGACACGACCATCTACGTCGAGCTCGACATCGTCAAAGACGAAGCTGCACGCATTCGCAAAGACAGCGTTGCGCGTGTTGCGGCCAAGGGCCTGCTCGGCGACAAGATGATCGAGATCACGAAGGGCGAGTCCCCGGAGGTCGTTCCCGCAGGCGGCGATATCCGCGGCGAAGAACCGACGGATCTCATGGGCACCGCGATGGGCATGACGGCAAAAGCCAACGATGCCCTCGGCAACATCTCGAAGGTGAGCGAATCGCTCGCCGACGAACGGTTGCATCAAGACATACGCGGCAGCGCTGCGTCGATGAACAAGCTCCTCAGCGATGTCGCGAATGGTGAGGGGTATCCGCGCAAGTTTCTCACGGACAAGGACGAGGCCGAACGCATCTCGCGCACGCTGCAAAACCTCGATCGCGCAAGCTCCGAGCTTGCACTCACGCTGGGCGAGCTTCGAGGCGTCATCGCACGCGTGAAGTCGGGTCCGGGCTTTGCGCACGACATGATTTATGGCGAGGGGCCGAAGAAGGAGATCGCGCAGTTCGGTGCCGCAGCGGGCGAAGTTGCTACGACCCTGAAGGGAATTCGTGAAAGCGACAGCTTCGTTCATGACGCTCTCTACGGCGGCAAAGGAAATGGCACCGAAGCGCTCGCGAACGTCACTGCGATGACCGGCGACTTGCGCGCGATCGTTGCAGACATGCGCCGAGGCAAGGGCACCGTTGGAGCGCTTCTCGTCGACCCATCGATTTACGAGGACGTGAAAACGATGGTCGGCAACGTCAGTCGCAACGACATCCTTCGCGCGCTCGTGCGTTATTCGATCCGACAGGACGAAAAGAAGCCCACGGTCGAAGTGACGCCCCCCAAAGATTCTACGCCTCCGAAATAA
- a CDS encoding GNAT family N-acetyltransferase — protein MRKEIFRMDRASAIELLARATTVHFASSTAEGEPVLRTMHASTVGDWVLFHAAPAGEKMNVLGRRAVVSAEEFIASIPSYFVDPERACPATTFYRSVQVHGTIERVDDATLKTKMLAALMAKHQPEGGHVPIEADHPLYRKAIDGVLVFGLRLDVVDGKAKLGQNRSPAEITRIVELLWARGGAGDPRAVDLVLRAHPKLPVPRFLEAPDGVRLVCAMGEQDADEATEMLRGTYWQEGTDPKKIRRSLLGSSAWVGARDATGTLVAMARAISDGGKRAWMYDVIVLPGRHGRGLGTAVVRLLLDHPEVRGVDHILLNTRDAQGFYERFGFRTRTVSPGSRLSEMILERTNGKVGVPSSYLLASVDG, from the coding sequence ATGCGCAAGGAGATCTTCCGAATGGACCGCGCGAGTGCCATCGAGCTGCTCGCGCGAGCGACTACCGTCCACTTCGCCTCATCGACCGCCGAAGGCGAACCGGTGCTGCGCACGATGCACGCATCGACTGTGGGCGACTGGGTGCTTTTTCACGCGGCCCCCGCCGGCGAAAAGATGAACGTGCTCGGGCGGCGAGCCGTGGTGAGCGCCGAAGAATTCATCGCATCGATCCCGAGCTACTTCGTCGACCCCGAACGAGCTTGTCCGGCGACGACGTTCTACCGGAGCGTTCAAGTGCACGGGACGATCGAGCGTGTCGATGATGCGACTCTGAAGACGAAGATGCTCGCGGCGCTCATGGCGAAGCATCAGCCTGAAGGAGGTCACGTGCCGATCGAGGCTGACCATCCGCTCTATCGCAAAGCGATCGACGGCGTGTTGGTGTTCGGGCTGCGGCTCGACGTCGTCGATGGCAAAGCGAAACTTGGGCAGAACCGAAGTCCTGCCGAGATCACGCGCATCGTGGAGCTTTTATGGGCGCGTGGAGGGGCAGGGGATCCGCGAGCCGTAGACCTCGTGCTTCGTGCGCATCCGAAGCTTCCGGTGCCGCGTTTTCTCGAAGCGCCCGACGGCGTGCGGCTCGTGTGTGCAATGGGCGAGCAGGATGCCGACGAAGCGACCGAGATGTTGCGTGGGACGTACTGGCAAGAAGGTACGGATCCGAAGAAAATTCGACGCAGCCTGCTTGGGTCGTCTGCATGGGTTGGTGCGCGCGATGCGACGGGAACACTCGTCGCGATGGCTCGAGCGATCAGCGATGGGGGAAAGCGCGCGTGGATGTACGACGTGATCGTGTTGCCCGGGCGTCATGGTCGAGGGCTTGGGACCGCGGTGGTGCGGCTGTTGCTCGACCATCCTGAGGTGCGCGGAGTGGATCACATTCTGCTCAATACGCGTGATGCCCAAGGTTTCTATGAGCGTTTTGGATTTCGAACTCGCACCGTGTCTCCAGGCTCGCGTCTGTCCGAAATGATCCTCGAGCGGACGAACGGTAAAGTTGGTGTTCCATCGAGTTACTTGCTTGCATCGGTCGACGGTTGA
- a CDS encoding PilZ domain-containing protein, whose translation MPVQIDAVLRQQDALALPVTIRDLGFGGAGLDIADPTLRPSTQATSSSFELTCDMPVVLELVAPVLWDPLLLPGKIAWSRHNAAGTRQLRAGIRFEPLAATTLLSLFDVLSSH comes from the coding sequence GTGCCCGTCCAAATCGATGCCGTCCTGAGACAGCAGGATGCTCTCGCGCTCCCCGTAACCATCCGCGATCTCGGCTTCGGAGGGGCAGGGCTCGACATCGCCGATCCGACACTTCGACCCTCCACGCAAGCAACATCGTCATCCTTCGAGCTCACCTGCGACATGCCCGTTGTGCTCGAGCTCGTGGCTCCCGTTCTCTGGGACCCGCTGCTGCTTCCTGGAAAGATCGCCTGGAGCCGCCACAACGCGGCCGGCACTCGCCAACTGCGCGCCGGCATCCGCTTCGAACCACTCGCCGCTACCACCCTGTTGTCGCTCTTCGACGTGCTCAGTTCCCACTGA
- a CDS encoding type IV pilus twitching motility protein PilT, translating into MSAEGQVREPLRYTLHQLLKVMVDKGSSDMHITRGSPPVLRIDGAVVPLKLPPLSEDDTRELCYSVLSDEQKSIFEQKNELDLSFGLQGLSRFRANIFMQRGAVSGAFRQIPFKILNFDELCLPPVVNEIANKPRGLVLVTGPTGSGKSTTLASIIDKINSEQRLHIITIEDPIEYMHNHKLSIVNQREVGADTSAFKTALKYVLRQDPDVVLVGEMRDLETIEAALTIAETGHLVFATLHTNSAVTSINRVIDVFPSHQQSQVRAQLSFTLAAVMSQQLVPKIGGGRVLSVEVMVPNPAIRNLIREDKLHQVYSQMQVGQAGSGMQTMNQSLYGLYQRRLITLDDCYGHAGEIEELRAMIEGRTPVARNRPMNS; encoded by the coding sequence ATGAGCGCTGAGGGCCAGGTTCGAGAACCTCTTCGGTACACGCTCCATCAGCTCCTGAAGGTGATGGTCGACAAGGGATCGAGCGACATGCACATCACGCGTGGATCGCCGCCCGTGCTTCGCATCGACGGCGCTGTCGTTCCGCTGAAGCTCCCGCCTCTCAGCGAAGACGATACGCGTGAGCTTTGTTATTCGGTTTTGAGTGACGAACAGAAATCGATCTTCGAACAGAAAAACGAGCTCGATCTATCCTTTGGGCTCCAAGGATTGTCGCGTTTTCGTGCGAACATTTTCATGCAACGCGGAGCCGTATCGGGCGCGTTTCGTCAGATTCCGTTCAAGATTTTGAACTTCGACGAACTGTGTTTGCCCCCGGTCGTCAACGAAATCGCCAACAAACCTCGTGGTTTGGTGCTCGTGACGGGACCGACGGGTTCGGGCAAGAGCACGACGCTCGCGAGCATCATCGACAAGATCAATTCGGAGCAGCGCCTGCACATCATCACGATCGAGGACCCGATCGAGTACATGCACAACCACAAGTTATCGATCGTGAACCAACGTGAAGTCGGAGCGGACACGTCAGCGTTCAAGACCGCGTTGAAGTATGTGCTTCGGCAAGATCCGGACGTCGTGCTCGTCGGCGAAATGCGTGATCTCGAGACGATCGAGGCTGCGCTGACGATCGCCGAAACGGGTCACTTGGTCTTCGCGACGCTGCACACGAACAGTGCCGTCACATCGATCAACCGCGTCATCGACGTATTTCCGTCGCATCAGCAATCGCAGGTGCGAGCTCAGTTGAGCTTCACGCTCGCCGCGGTCATGTCGCAGCAGCTCGTACCGAAGATCGGTGGTGGCCGTGTGCTTTCGGTCGAGGTCATGGTGCCGAACCCGGCCATCCGAAACCTCATCCGCGAGGACAAACTCCATCAGGTGTATTCGCAGATGCAGGTCGGGCAGGCAGGTAGCGGAATGCAGACGATGAATCAGTCGCTGTACGGCCTGTATCAGCGACGTCTCATCACGCTCGACGACTGTTATGGACACGCCGGAGAGATCGAAGAGCTTCGCGCGATGATCGAGGGGCGCACACCGGTGGCTCGCAATCGTCCGATGAACTCCTGA